One genomic segment of Erythrolamprus reginae isolate rEryReg1 chromosome 2, rEryReg1.hap1, whole genome shotgun sequence includes these proteins:
- the APC gene encoding adenomatous polyposis coli protein isoform X3 yields MAAVSYDQLLKQVEVLKMENSNLRQELEDNSNHLTKLETEASNMKEVLKQLQGSIEDEAMASSGQIDLLERLKELNLDSNNFPGVKLRPKISMRSYGSREGSVSSRSGECSPVPMGSFPRRGFMNGSRESTGYLEELEKERSLLLAELEKEEKEKDWYYAQLQNLTKRIDSLPLTENFSLQTDMNRRQLEYEARQIRAAMEEQLGTCQDMEKRAQRTAPSKHGASTHESERQNECQGAAEIIAATAGSSQSSTARMDHETSSVMSSNSNYSVPRRLTSHLGTKVEMVYSLLSMLGTHDKDDMSRTLLAMSSSQDSCIAMRQSGCLPLLIQLLHGNDKDSVLLGNSRGSKEARARASAALHNIIHSQPDDKRGRREIRVLHLLEQIRAYCETCWEWQEAHDQGMDQDKNPMPAPVDHQICPAVCVLMKLSFDEEHRHAMNELGGLQAIAELLQVDCEMYGLTNDHYSVTLRRYAGMALTNLTFGDVANKATLCSMKGCMRALVAQLKSESEDLQQVIASVLRNLSWRADVNSKKTLREVGSVKALMECALEVKKESTLKSVLSALWNLSAHCTENKADICAVDGALAFLVGTLTYRSQTNTLAIIESGGGILRNVSSLIATNEDHRQILRENNCLQTLLHHLKSHSLTIVSNACGTLWNLSARNAKDQEALWDLGAVSMLKNLIHSKHKMIAMGSAAALRNLMANRPAKYKDANIMSPGSSLPSLHVRKQKALEAELDAQQLSETFDNIDNLSPKTSHRNKQRHKQNLYSEYVLDGNRHEDGVCRSENFNSGNVTVLSPYLNTTVLPGSSSSSRGNTENSRSEKDRSLDRDRAVGLNSYHTTTENSSKRIGMQISTAASQISKTTEETANMHISQDERSSGSITEIHSLSEDRNALRRTSTAHSHTSSYNFPKSENRACSVPYSKVEYKRASNDSLNSVSSSDGYGKRGQMKPIESYSEDEESKFCSYGQYPADLAHKIHSANHMDDNDGELDTPINYSLKYSDEQLNSGRQSPSQNERWARPKHVIEEEIKQNEQRQSRSQSGTYPAYPKNGDNKHLNYQSAFGQPECVPPFRSRESSNSEQNRVGCNHGVNHKANQSLCQVDDYETDKPTNYSEHYSEEEQHEEEDHTTNYSIKYNEEVHHVDQPIDYSLRYSTEVPPAQKPSFSFSKTPSVQSTKTDHISPSSRNTSSSAASKKHNQLHPNSAHHRANHAQKPTSCKTSSINQETIQTYCVEDTPICFSRCSSLSSLSSAEDETGRDHSTQVADTDNFLKIVGMKENSGNLSTAAATNQTSIASQHLRTKSNRLQTSTVSSSDSARHKAVEFSSGAKSPSKSGAQTPKSPPEHYVQETPLMFSRCTSVSSLDSFESRSIASSVQSEPCSGMISGIISPSDLPDSPGQTMPPSRNKTPPPTQVPQVKREAAKAKVSNTEKRESGPRQTTVNTAVQRVQVMQDADTLLHFATESTPDGFSCSSSLSALSLDEPFIQKDVELRIMPPVHENDHVNEAELEQSDDTKDNIEKDTKECTEIEKDILDDSDEDDIEILEECIISAMPTKSSRKAKKPLQVTASKIPPPVARKPSHLPVYKLLPSQSRLHSQKHVTFTPGDDMPRVYCVEGTPINFSTATSLSDLTIESPPNELASTGIAVSEMESAEIEKRDTIPTEGRNTEDAQRGKSSTTVGLNDDKTEEGDDILAECINSAMPKGKSHKPFRVKKIMDQVQLVSTSSSINNKNQLEIDKKKPTSPVKPMPQSNEYRARLRKNVESKNNFSSERNNENKETKKQTLENNSKDFNDKPPNNEERTRGSFAFDSPHHYTPIEGTPYSFSRNDSLSSLEFDDDVDLSREKAELRKGKNNEIEVNSNTEYISNQQSVAGTQAGQKHSSTGRNQPKPLGQNQTSFCPSAKEITSADEKTQNFAIENTPVCFSRNSSLSSLSDIDQENNNSKESEPVEQIEPPEKHIESNRAPVSGYAPKSFHVEDTPVCFSRNSSLSSLSIDSEDDLLQECISSAMPKKKKPSRSKGDSEKFSSRNTRSILAEDLTLDLKDIQRPDSENGFSPDSENFDWKAIQEGANSIVSCLHQAAAAASLSRQASSDSDSILSLKSGISLGSPFHLTPDQEEKPFTSNKGPRIIKPGDKSTLENKKNECESKGIKGGKKVYKSMITGKARSNSELTSHLKQPLQTNMPSISRGRTMIHIPGVRNSSSSTSPVSKKGPQLKNAASKSPNESQSSTNSPRVVKPMKSDPSPISRQPSQQVISSKGPSRSGSRDSTPSRPQQQPLSRPLQSPGRNSISPGRNGISPPNKLSQLPRTASPNTASNKSSGPGRMAYTSPGRQMNQQTVAKQTGLPKSTSGIPRSESASKGLNQNSNISGSNKKTELPRMSSAKSSGSESDRSERPVLVRQSTFIKETPSPTLRRKLEESVSFESLSPSRPDSPTQSQTQTPVLSPSLPDMSLSAHSAIQANGWRKLPPNLSPSLEYNDGRPTKRHDITRSHSESPSRLPINRSGTWKREHSKHSSSLPRVSTWRRTGSSSSILSASSESSEKAKSEDEKQHVTSFSGLKQGKENQAPTKGTWRKIKENEIPQIMTSPPQNISPSPTNGVDSKTLIYQMAPAVSKTEDVWVRIEDCPINNPRSGKSPTGNTPPIIDSGSEKSSINSKDSKDLHGQQNAGNGNGNGNVPIRTMGLETRLNSFIQSDGPDKKGTETKIVLSSSTAAPETSETTLTERTPFSSSSSSKHSSPSGAVAARVTPFNYNPSPRKSSVDNSSVRPSQIPTPVNNSTKKRDSKTESTDSSGAQSPKRHSGSYLVTSV; encoded by the exons AGAACAGCTCCAAGCAAGCATGGTGCAAGTACACATGAATCTGAAAGGCAAAATGAATGTCAAGGAGCAGCTGAAATCATTGCGGCAACTGCTGGCAGTAGCCAG AGTTCAACTGCTCGGATGGACCATGAAACATCCAGTGTTATGAGTTCTAATAGTAATTACTCTGTTCCTCGAAGACTGACAAGTCATTTGGGAACCAAG GTTGAAATGGTGTATTCACTGCTGTCAATGTTGGGCACTCATGATAAAGATGATATGTCACGAACATTGCTAGCCATGTCTAGCTCCCAGGATAGCTGCATAGCTATGCGTCAGTCTGGATGTCTTCCTCTTCTCATTCAACTTTTGCATGGCAATGATAAAGACTCTGTGTTGTTGGGCAACTCTCGTGGAAGTAAAGAGGCTCGTGCCAGAGCCAGTGCAGCACTACATAATATCATTCATTCTCAGCCTGATGATAAACGAGGCAGACGAGAAATACGTGTTCTCCATCTTCTAGAACAAATCCGAGCTTACTGTGAAACTTGTTGGGAATGGCAGGAAGCACATGATCAAGGCATGGACCAAGATAAAAATCCAA TGCCAGCTCCAGTTGACCATCAGATCTGTCCTGCAGTATGTGTTTTAATGAAGCTTTCATTTGATGAAGAGCATAGGCATGCAATGAATGAACTTG GAGGTTTACAAGCCATTGCAGAATTGCTACAGGTAGATTGTGAAATGTATGGTCTTACTAACGACCATTATAGTGTCACATTAAGACGATATGCTGGAATGGCTCTGACAAATTTAACTTTTGGAGATGTAGCCAATAAG GCTACTTTGTGTTCTATGAAGGGTTGCATGAGAGCTTTAGTAGCACAGTTAAAATCTGAAAGTGAAGATTTGCAGCAG GTTATTGCAAGTGTtttaagaaatttgtcttggcgGGCAGATGTGAATAGTAAGAAGACACTACGAGAGGTGGGGAGTGTGAAAGCACTGATGGAATGTGCTTTGGAAGTAAAAAAG GAATCTACGCTGAAAAGTGTATTGAGTGCCTTATGGAATCTATCAGCACATTGCACTGAGAATAAAGCTGATATATGTGCAGTGGATGGTGCTCTTGCCTTTTTGGTTGGCACACTGACATACCGAAGCCAAACAAATACTTTAGCCATTATTGAAAGTGGAGGGGGAATTCTTCGTAATGTGTCTAGCTTGATTGCTACAAATGAGGACCATAG GCAAATACTGAGAGAGAATAATTGCTTGCAAACCCTCTTACATCATTTGAAGTCTCACAGTTTGACAATAGTCAGTAATGCATGTGGAACTTTGTGGAACTTGTCTGCACGGAATGCAAAGGACCAGGAAGCGTTGTGGGACTTGGGAGCAGTCAGTATGCTCAAAAATCTCATACATTCAAAGCACAAAATGATAGCCATGGGGAGTGCTGCAGCTCTTCGAAATTTAATGGCAAACAGACCTGCAAAATACAAAGATGCTAATATTATGTCTCCAGGTTCAAGCTTGCCATCACTTCATGTCAGAAAGCAAAAAGCACTGGAAGCCGAATTAGATGCTCAACAATTATCTGAGACTTTTGACAACATTGATAATTTAAGTCCTAAAACATCTCACCGCAATAAGCAAAGGCATAAACAGAATCTTTACAGTGAATATGTTTTGGATGGTAATCGCCACGAAGATGGAGTATGCAGATCAGAAAACTTTAACAGTGGAAATGTGACTGTACTTTCGCCATATTTAAATACTACAGTATTGCCTGGTTCCTCCTCATCAAGCAGAGGAAACACGGAGAATTCTCGTTCTGAAAAAGACCGGAGTTTAGATAGGGACCGTGCAGTGGGATTGAACAGCTATCATACCACAACAGAAAACTCTTCTAAACGAATAGGAATGCAGATTTCTACTGCTGCTTCTCAGATTTCAAAAACAACGGAGGAAACAGCAAATATGCACATATCACAAGATGAAAGAAGCAGTGGATCTATAACAGAAATTCACAGTTTATCAGAAGACAGAAATGCTTTAAGAAGAACTTCTACTGCTCACTCACACACAAGTAGTTATAACTTTCCAAAATCTGAGAACAGGGCATGTTCTGTACCATATTCAAAAGTAGAGTATAAAAGAGCTTCTAATGATAGTTTAAACAGTGTCAGTAGCAGTGATGGGTATGGTAAAAGAGGACAAATGAAACCTATAGAATCTTATTCTGAAGACGAAGAAAGTAAATTTTGCAGTTATGGACAGTATCCTGCTGATTTAGCTCATAAAATACATAGTGCTAATCATATGGATGATAATGATGGAGAACTGGATACTCCAATAAACTATAGTTTGAAATATTCTGATGAACAATTGAATTCTGGAAGGCAAAGCCCATCTCAGAATGAAAGATGGGCAAGACCTAAGCAtgtaatagaagaagaaataaagcAAAATGAGCAAAGGCAATCTAGAAGTCAAAGTGGAACATATCCTGCGTATCCTAAGAATGGTGATAATAAACACCTAAATTACCAGTCAGCTTTTGGACAGCCAGAATGTGTACCTCCTTTCAGATCAAGAGAATCTAGCAATTCAGAACAAAACAGAGTAGGGTGTAATCATGGAGTAAATCACAAAGCCAATCAGTCCTTGTGTCAGGTGGATGATTATGAGACTGATAAGCCCACAAATTATAGTGAGCATTATTCTGAAGAAGAACAGCATGAGGAAGAAGATCATACAACTAATTACAGCATAAAATACAATGAAGAAGTGCATCATGTGGATCAGCCAATTGATTACAGTCTTCGATATTCAACGGAGGTTCCTCCTGCACAGAAACCAtctttttcattttcaaaaaCTCCATCAGTACAGAGTACTAAAACAGATCACATTTCACCAAGCAGTAGAAATACATCATCTTCTGCTGCATCAAAAAAACATAACCAACTTCATCCAAATTCTGCTCATCATAGGGCAAATCATGCTCAGAAGCCTACATCCTGCAAAACATCTTCTATTAACCAGGAAACAATACAGACTTACTGTGTAGAAGATACTCCAATATGTTTTTCAAGATGTAGTTctctatcatctttatcatccgcTGAAGATGAAACAGGACGTGATCATTCCACACAGGTAGCTGATACTGATAACTTTCTGAAGATAGTTGGAATGAAAGAAAACAGTGGGAATCtgtcaacagcagcagcaactaaTCAAACCTCAATAGCTTCCCAGCATcttagaacaaaatcaaatagacTTCAGACTTCCACTGTTTCTTCATCTGATTCAGCAAGACATAAAGCTGTTGAGTTTTCTTCGGGCGCCAAATCTCCTTCAAAAAGTGGTGCCCAGACTCCCAAGAGCCCACCAGAACATTATGTACAGGAGACTCCACTTATGTTTAGCAGATGTACCTCTGTGAGTTCCTTGGATAGTTTTGAGAGTCGTTCAATTGCTAGCTCTGTTCAAAGTGAGCCATGCAGTGGGATGATAAGTGGTATAATAAGCCCAAGTGATCTTCCAGATAGTCCTGGGCAGACAATGCCACCTAGCAGAAATAAAACTCCACCACCTACCCAAGTGCCCCAAGTAAAGAGAGAAGCAGCCAAGGCAAAAGTATCCAACACTGAAAAGAGAGAATCTGGACCAAGGCAAACAACTGTAAATACAGCTGTTCAAAGGGTACAGGTAATGCAAGATGCTGACACTTTGTTACACTTTGCAACAGAAAGTACACCAGATGGATTTTCTTGTTCATCAAGTCTGAGTGCTTTGAGTCTTGATGAACCATTTATACAGAAAGATGTAGAACTGAGAATAATGCCTCCTGTGCATGAAAATGATCATGTAAATGAAGCAGAACTTGAACAATCAGATGATACAAAGGATAATATAGAAAAAGATACAAAAGAATGCACTGAAATAGAGAAAGATATTCTAGATGATTCAGATGAAGATGATATTGAAATATTGGAGGAGTGTATTATTTCTGCTATGCCAACAAAGTCTTCACGTAAAGCCAAAAAGCCTTTGCAAGTAACTGCTTCCAAAATACCTCCACCTGTAGCCAGAAAACCAAGCCATTTGCCTGTATATAAACTTCTTCCTTCTCAGAGCAGATTACATTCCCAGAAGCATGTTACATTTACTCCTGGTGATGACATGCCACGTGTTTATTGTGTTGAGGGAACACCAATAAATTTTTCAACAGCTACATCTCTGAGTGATCTAACAATAGAATCACCACCAAATGAACTGGCCAGTACAGGGATTGCTGTTTCAGAAATGGAATCGGCTGAAATTGAAAAGAGGGATACAATTCCAACAGAAGGAAGAAATACGGAAGATGCTCaaaggggaaaaagcagcactACTGTTGGGTTGAATGATGACAAAACAGAAGAAGGTGATGATATTCTTGCAGAATGTATTAATTCTGCTATGCCAAAAGGGAAAAGTCACAAACCTTTCAGAGTGAAAAAGATAATGGATCAGGTCCAGCTAGTATCTACATCAtcctcaataaataataaaaatcaattagAAATAGACAAAAAGAAACCAACGTCCCCAGTAAAGCCTATGCCACAAAGCAATGAGTATAGAGCACGCTTAAGAAAAAATGTAGAatcaaaaaataattttagtaGTGAAAGAAATAATGAGAATAAAGAGACAAAGAAGCAGACTCTTGAAAATAATTCAAAAGATTTTAATGATAAACCTCCAAATAATGAAGAGCGTACAAGAGGAAGCTTTGCATTTGATTCTCCCCATCACTACACTCCAATTGAAGGAACCCCATATTCGTTTTCTCGAAATGACTCTTTGAGTTCCTTGGAATTTGATGACGATGTAGATCTTTCAAGAGAAAAGGCAGAACtgagaaagggaaaaaacaatGAAATTGAAGTCAACTCTAATACGGAATATATTTCAAATCAGCAATCAGTCGCTGGGACACAAGCTGGCCAAAAGCATTCTTCAACTGGAAGAAATCAACCCAAACCTTTGGGGCAAAACCAGACCTCTTTTTGtccatcagccaaagaaattacaTCTGCGGATGAAAAAACACAAAATTTTGCAATAGAAAATACACCTGTTTGTTTCTCTCGTAATTCCTCTCTGAGTTCTCTCAGTGATATTGACCAGGAAAATAACAATAGCAAAGAAAGTGAACCTGTAGAACAAATAGAACCACCTGAGAAACACATAGAGTCAAATAGAGCACCAGTTTCTGGATATGCTCCTAAATCGTTTCATGTGGAAGATACACCTGTATGCTTTTCAAGGAACAGTTCCCTTAGTTCTCTTAGTATTGATTCAGAAGATGATCTTTTGCAGGAATGTATTAGTTCAGCCATGCCTAAAAAGAAAAAGCCATCAAGATCAAAGGGGGATAGTGAAAAATTTAGTTCTAGAAACACCAGAAGCATTTTAGCAGAAGATCTCACATTAGATTTGAAAGATATACAAAGGCCTGATTCAGAGAACGGCTTCTCACCCGATTCAGAAAACTTTGACTGGAAAGCTATTCAAGAAGGTGCAAATTCTATAGTTAGCTGTTTACATCAAGCTGCTGCAGCAGCATCACTATCTAGACAAGCTTCATCAGATTCAGATTCAATCCTTTCATTAAAATCAGGAATTTCCTTAGGATCACCATTTCATCTTACACCAGATCAAGAAGAAAAACCTTTTACTTCTAATAAGGGTCCAAGAATTATTAAACCAGGAGATAAAAGTACactggaaaataagaaaaatgagTGTGAAAGtaaaggaattaaagggggaaagaaagtttATAAAAGCATGATTACAGGTAAAGCTCGTTCTAATTCTGAACTTACAAGTCATTTGAAACAGCCCTTGCAAACAAATATGCCCTCTATTTCCCGAGGAAGAACAATGATTCATATTCCTGGAGTTCGAAATAGTTCTTCAAGTACAAGTCCAGTTTCTAAAAAAGGACCACAACTAAAGAATGCAGCATCCAAAAGTCCCAATGAAAGCCAAAGTTCTACTAACTCTCCAAGAGTTGTCAAACCTATGAAATCTGACCCAAGCCCTATATCTAGACAGCCGTCTCAACAGGTTATTTCAAGTAAAGGACCTTCTAGATCAGGATCTAGAGATTCTACACCTTCTAGACCACAACAACAACCATTAAGTAGGCCTCTGCAGTCTCCTGGCAGAAACTCAATTTCACCAGGTAGAAATGGCATAAGTCCTCCCAATAAGCTTTCCCAGCTGCCAAGAACAGCATCACCAAATACAGCTTCCAATAAGTCATCAGGTCCAGGAAGAATGGCATATACATCACCTGGCagacaaatgaaccagcaaactgTAGCGAAACAAACAGGATTGCCTAAAAGCACTAGTGGAATTCCTAGAAGTGAATCCGCCTCAAAAGGATTAAATCAAAATTCTAATATCAGTGGGTCAAATAAAAAGACTGAGTTACCGAGAATGTCATCAGCCAAATCAAGTGGAAGTGAATCTGACCGATCAGAGAGACCTGTTTTAGTACGTCAGTCAACTTTTATTAAAGAAACCCCAAGTCCTACTTTAAGAAGGAAATTAGAAGAGTCTGTCTCCTTTGAATCTTTGTCACCTTCTAGACCAGACTCTCCAACCCAGTCCCAAACACAGACTCCAGTTTTAAGTCCATCGCTTCCTGACATGTCTTTATCTGCTCACTCGGCCATTCAAGCCAATGGTTGGAGAAAATTACCTCCTAACCTGAGTCCATCTTTAGAATACAATGATGGGAGGCCAACAAAACGGCATGACATAACTCGATCTCATTCTGAGAGTCCATCCAGATTGCCAATTAACAGATCAGGAACATGGAAGCGTGAACACAGCAAACATTCTTCATCACTTCCTCGTGTAAGTACTTGGCGAAGGACAGGAAGTTCTTCCTCAATTCTTTCAGCTTCTTCAGAATCCAGTGAAAAGGCAAAAAgtgaagatgaaaagcaacatgtaaCTTCCTTTTCTGGACTCAAACAAGGTAAAGAAAACCAAGCACCAACCAAAGGgacttggagaaaaataaaggaaaatgaaATTCCTCAAATAATGACAAGTCCTCCTCAGAATATCTCACCCAGTCCCACCAATGGTGTTGATTCAAAAACTCTAATTTATCAGATGGCTCCTGCAGTCTCTAAAACAGAGGATGTATGGGTGAGGATTGAGGACTGTCCTATTAATAATCCAAGGTCTGGAAAATCTCCAACAGGAAATACTCCCCCCATTATTGACAGTGGTTCAGAGAAAAGTAGTATAAATAGCAAAGATTCAAAAGATCTTCATGGACAACAAAATGCAGGAAACGGAAACGGAAACGGAAACGTCCCTATTCGCACCATGGGTTTAGAAACCCGATTGAATTCATTTATCCAATCCGATGGTCCAGACAAGAAAGGAACTGAAACTAAAATTGTTCTAAGCAGCTCTACAGCTGCCCCAGAGACTAGTGAAACCACTCTGACTGAGCGCACACCATTTAGTTCTAGCAGCTCAAGTAAACACAGCTCACCAAGTGGTGCTGTTGCAGCACGTGTGACGCCTTTTAACTATAATCCAAGCCCCAGGAAAAGTAGTGTAGATAACAGTTCTGTTCGACCATCGCAGATACCAACACCAGTAAATAACAGTACAAAAAAACGAGACTCAAAGACTGAAAGTACAGATTCGAGTGGTGCACAAAGCCCTAAGCGCCATTCAGGGTCTTATCTGGTAACTTCTGTTTAA